One Natrinema longum genomic window carries:
- a CDS encoding TraB domain-containing protein → MSTHGTITLVPSVHFSPTHRRRVRETIREAEPDLVAVELDESRFERLERAADPALDDLTRQLPPPAAAASGVLRALQRTIVRSYGLDPEQTDMEAAIETAAERNLDVALVDEPIDEIVSALARRFGPLTIPKTMVRMQSMGPEEYAEQFDLLALPFEEITSGDDVQPAIDHLRRLFPEIAAVVIDRRDRAMARRLHALRREGADVVAVIGAGHHNGIQRRLEELAVHDDEPRPIVPIRSPDRTVTRIPID, encoded by the coding sequence ATGTCCACCCACGGAACGATCACCCTCGTCCCCAGCGTTCACTTCTCGCCGACGCATCGCCGTCGCGTCCGGGAGACGATCCGCGAGGCGGAGCCCGACCTCGTCGCCGTCGAACTCGACGAGTCCCGTTTCGAGCGCCTCGAGCGCGCCGCCGACCCGGCTCTCGACGACCTGACCCGTCAGTTGCCACCACCGGCCGCGGCCGCGTCCGGCGTGCTACGGGCACTCCAGCGCACGATCGTCCGGTCGTACGGCCTCGATCCCGAGCAGACCGACATGGAGGCAGCCATCGAGACTGCCGCCGAACGGAATCTCGACGTCGCGCTCGTCGACGAGCCGATCGACGAGATCGTGTCGGCCCTCGCGCGTCGGTTCGGGCCGCTGACGATCCCGAAAACGATGGTCCGAATGCAGTCGATGGGACCGGAGGAGTACGCCGAGCAGTTCGACCTGCTGGCGCTCCCGTTCGAAGAGATCACGAGCGGCGACGACGTCCAGCCGGCGATCGACCACCTGCGGCGGCTGTTCCCCGAGATCGCGGCGGTCGTGATCGATCGACGCGATCGAGCGATGGCACGGCGACTCCACGCCCTCCGCCGCGAGGGCGCGGACGTGGTCGCAGTCATCGGCGCGGGCCACCACAACGGCATCCAGCGACGGCTCGAGGAGCTGGCGGTCCACGACGACGAGCCGCGGCCGATCGTTCCGATCAGATCGCCCGATCGAACGGTCACTCGAATTCCGATCGACTGA
- a CDS encoding thiolase family protein, with protein MSQTPVVVKAVRTPQGKEDGVYADVRSEDLSVPLIDEILAETGLSGEEIDDLMWGCAQQREEQDNNLARVIALLSELGESVPATTINRWCASSMQSVISASDAIAAGNRDAIIAGGVESMSRVAMGESYGHIHPKISELYDLGDLQMGMTAEKVAEEYGVSREEQDEYAARSQQRATEATEDGRFDDEIVPIETEDGTVEEDEGIRPGTTPEKLAELPTVFKEDGTVTPGNASQISDGASALLITSEAFAEEHDLEIMAEVGRNNVAGVDPTVMGIGPVPATRGLLERNGRDVDEYDLVELNEAFASQSIYSRDELGIDPEIFNVNGGAIALGHPLGASGARLPVTLIHELQKRGGGLGLATLCVGFGQGAAIEFDVN; from the coding sequence ATGTCACAGACGCCAGTCGTAGTCAAGGCAGTACGGACGCCACAGGGGAAAGAAGACGGCGTGTACGCCGACGTTCGCAGCGAAGACCTCTCGGTGCCGCTGATCGACGAGATTCTGGCCGAAACCGGCCTCTCCGGCGAGGAGATCGACGATCTGATGTGGGGTTGTGCCCAGCAACGCGAGGAGCAAGACAACAACCTCGCCCGCGTCATCGCCCTGCTCTCCGAGCTGGGCGAGTCGGTTCCGGCGACGACGATCAACCGCTGGTGTGCCTCCTCGATGCAGTCGGTCATCTCCGCCTCCGACGCCATCGCGGCCGGCAACCGAGACGCCATCATCGCCGGCGGCGTCGAGAGCATGAGCCGCGTCGCGATGGGCGAGAGCTACGGCCACATCCACCCGAAGATCTCCGAGCTGTACGACCTCGGGGACCTCCAGATGGGAATGACCGCCGAGAAAGTCGCCGAGGAGTACGGCGTCAGCCGCGAGGAACAGGACGAGTACGCCGCCCGCAGCCAGCAACGCGCCACCGAGGCGACCGAGGACGGCCGGTTCGACGACGAAATCGTCCCGATCGAAACCGAGGACGGCACCGTCGAGGAAGACGAGGGCATCCGACCGGGCACGACCCCCGAGAAACTCGCCGAACTCCCAACCGTCTTCAAGGAAGACGGGACCGTCACGCCCGGTAACGCCTCCCAGATCTCCGACGGCGCGTCCGCCCTGCTGATCACCAGCGAGGCCTTCGCCGAGGAACACGACCTCGAGATCATGGCCGAGGTCGGCCGGAACAACGTCGCCGGCGTCGACCCCACCGTCATGGGAATCGGCCCGGTCCCGGCGACGCGGGGCCTGCTCGAGCGCAACGGCCGCGACGTCGACGAGTACGATCTCGTCGAACTCAACGAGGCCTTCGCGAGCCAGTCGATCTACTCCCGCGACGAACTCGGCATCGATCCCGAGATCTTCAACGTCAACGGCGGCGCAATCGCGCTCGGCCACCCGCTGGGGGCCTCGGGCGCTCGCCTCCCCGTCACCCTGATCCACGAACTCCAGAAGCGCGGCGGCGGCCTCGGGCTGGCGACGCTGTGTGTCGGCTTCGGACAGGGTGCGGCGATCGAGTTCGACGTCAACTGA
- a CDS encoding DUF2391 family protein: MSQPDESTETTTIDDIYEQLETLEETVDTSDERTEVRRTMRLVSRLSHNPTVGKVITGFTRKDKAEAFVGSVVIGLPMLVEDGVMSIGAFLATHPPLLVVNLAFTVALVIGILYVADFREVQIHNPYFGLVPRRPVWVLLIAFATAAGLLTLWGRVTWDEPWINLCQVSVVFTAMALGGSLGDILPGEAEHLPVDDS, from the coding sequence ATGTCCCAGCCGGACGAATCGACCGAGACGACGACCATCGACGACATCTACGAGCAACTCGAGACGCTCGAGGAGACGGTCGATACGTCGGACGAACGGACGGAGGTCCGTCGGACCATGCGGCTGGTCAGTCGGCTCTCACACAACCCGACCGTCGGAAAGGTCATCACCGGCTTCACCCGGAAGGACAAGGCAGAGGCGTTCGTGGGCAGCGTCGTCATCGGCCTCCCGATGCTGGTCGAGGACGGCGTCATGAGCATCGGCGCGTTCCTCGCGACCCACCCGCCCCTGTTGGTCGTGAACCTCGCGTTCACGGTCGCGCTCGTCATCGGCATCCTCTACGTCGCCGACTTCCGGGAGGTACAGATCCACAACCCCTACTTCGGTCTGGTTCCGCGTCGCCCGGTCTGGGTGTTGCTCATCGCGTTCGCGACCGCTGCGGGCCTGCTGACGCTGTGGGGCCGGGTAACCTGGGACGAGCCGTGGATCAATCTCTGTCAGGTCTCGGTCGTCTTTACCGCGATGGCGCTTGGCGGCTCGCTGGGAGATATCCTGCCCGGCGAAGCCGAACACCTGCCCGTAGACGACTCCTGA
- a CDS encoding AMP-dependent synthetase/ligase, with translation MDWRDAEREYEDEVIGETTLARMFEDSAERNANRPAQKYKGGVYDRSLTGSVLPAATSGEFGTISYAEMRDVVRMLSAGFRDLGVEAGDRIGLFSNTRMEWAQSDFALLGAGAVVTTVYTSSSPNQVRYLLDDPDADGVVVENEALLENVLEVEADLDLEFIVSIDDFDGYDDRDDILTLGEVYARGEETFDLEAYEQRIEETEFDDLASLIYTSGTTGQPKGVQLTHKNFRSNVNGIRKRIGPRPDKGDDVPVLDDESLAMSYLPLAHVFERTAGHFVLFASGACVAYAESPDTLQEDFSTVSPTAATSVPRVYEKIYDAIREEASGSAISERIFEWATDVGVEYQRTDSPGAILNAKQALADKLVFSSVREALGSDIEILISGGGSLSPELCRLYHAMGLPIYEGYGLTETSPVVTSTPPEEVKIGTIGPALVNVDLRVDETVADQEAFEDDPGEVGELLVKGPNVTQGYLNKPGATEGAFTQDGWFRTGDIVHLRPDGYLEFRDRVKQIIVLSTGKNVAPGPIEDAFAASEIVEQAMVVGDGEKFIGALLVPNTPHIRDWADTEGIDLPDDPEAICDDDRVREYVQQEVDRVNENFEKHETIKQFELVPLEFTEENDMLTPTMKKKRRVILERFEDRIERIYGDD, from the coding sequence ATGGACTGGCGGGATGCCGAACGAGAGTACGAGGACGAGGTCATCGGGGAGACGACGCTCGCACGGATGTTCGAGGACTCGGCCGAGCGTAATGCGAATCGGCCGGCACAGAAGTACAAAGGCGGCGTCTACGACCGGTCGCTCACCGGGTCGGTGCTTCCCGCTGCGACGTCCGGCGAGTTCGGAACGATCTCCTACGCCGAGATGCGCGACGTCGTTCGCATGCTCTCGGCAGGGTTTCGTGACCTGGGAGTCGAGGCGGGGGATCGGATCGGCCTCTTCTCGAACACCCGAATGGAGTGGGCCCAGTCGGACTTCGCCCTGCTGGGGGCCGGCGCAGTCGTCACGACCGTCTACACGAGTTCCTCGCCGAATCAGGTCCGATACCTGCTCGACGACCCCGACGCCGACGGCGTCGTCGTCGAGAACGAGGCCCTCCTCGAGAACGTCCTCGAAGTCGAGGCCGATCTGGACCTCGAGTTCATCGTCTCGATCGACGACTTCGACGGCTACGACGACCGCGACGATATCCTGACGCTCGGTGAGGTATACGCTCGCGGCGAGGAAACGTTCGACCTCGAGGCCTACGAACAGCGGATCGAGGAGACCGAATTCGACGATCTGGCGAGCCTGATCTACACGAGCGGAACGACGGGCCAGCCCAAAGGGGTACAGTTGACCCACAAGAACTTCCGGTCGAACGTCAACGGGATCCGAAAGCGGATCGGGCCGCGGCCGGACAAGGGCGACGACGTACCGGTGTTGGACGACGAGTCGCTGGCGATGTCGTACCTGCCGCTGGCACACGTCTTCGAGCGGACGGCCGGCCACTTCGTGCTCTTTGCGAGCGGTGCCTGTGTCGCCTACGCGGAGAGTCCGGACACGCTCCAGGAGGATTTCAGCACGGTCAGCCCGACGGCGGCCACGAGCGTCCCTCGCGTCTACGAGAAGATCTACGACGCCATCCGCGAGGAGGCCAGCGGATCGGCGATCTCCGAACGGATCTTCGAGTGGGCCACGGACGTCGGCGTCGAGTATCAGCGGACCGACTCGCCGGGAGCGATTCTGAACGCCAAGCAGGCACTGGCCGACAAACTCGTCTTCTCGTCGGTTCGGGAGGCGCTGGGCAGCGATATCGAGATCCTCATCAGCGGCGGCGGGAGCCTCTCGCCGGAACTCTGTCGGCTCTATCACGCGATGGGGCTCCCGATCTACGAGGGGTACGGGCTGACCGAGACGTCACCGGTCGTCACGAGCACCCCGCCCGAGGAGGTGAAGATCGGAACGATCGGTCCGGCGCTCGTCAACGTCGACCTGCGAGTCGACGAGACCGTCGCCGACCAGGAGGCGTTCGAAGACGACCCCGGCGAGGTCGGCGAACTCCTCGTCAAGGGACCGAACGTCACGCAGGGCTACTTGAACAAACCCGGGGCGACCGAGGGTGCGTTCACGCAGGACGGCTGGTTCCGGACCGGTGACATCGTCCACCTGCGGCCCGACGGCTACCTCGAGTTCCGCGATCGGGTCAAACAGATCATCGTCCTCTCGACGGGGAAAAACGTCGCACCCGGCCCGATCGAGGACGCCTTCGCCGCCAGCGAGATCGTCGAGCAGGCGATGGTCGTCGGGGACGGCGAGAAGTTCATCGGCGCGTTGCTGGTCCCCAACACGCCCCACATCCGCGACTGGGCCGACACGGAGGGGATCGATCTGCCCGACGACCCCGAAGCGATCTGTGACGACGACCGGGTCCGCGAATACGTCCAGCAGGAGGTCGACAGAGTCAACGAGAACTTCGAGAAACACGAGACGATCAAGCAGTTCGAACTCGTGCCCCTGGAGTTCACGGAGGAAAACGACATGCTCACCCCGACGATGAAGAAGAAACGACGCGTCATCCTCGAGCGGTTCGAGGACCGCATCGAACGGATCTACGGAGACGATTGA
- a CDS encoding cation:proton antiporter has protein sequence MTGAEGGADLLLLVASIVGLGVVSQLLSARFRVPSVLFLIASGVAIGPEGLGVLTIDSFGESGLSTIVGLSVAIIVFEGAFHLKIDKIKKAPAAVVRLTTIGAAIAFLGTAGAVRFFLGANWDIALLIGALLIATGPTVVTPILKVVPVRDRVAATLETEGIVNDVTAAILAVVLFKAMTVQETHADIYLQLFAERLGTGLLVGVVVAAVVWSVLQYVDLSPDNAPQNARLLTLAGAIVAFGAADYVFSEAGVAAAATAGLILGNAGLPYEEEIEAFKGDITLIVLSFVFITLAALLEFEQLFALGLGGVAVVVAVMFVLRPLLVFLTTRGDRFTFRETLFMSFVGPRGIIPASVATLFAIRLQTGVSEGGAPPTNPPGADLLVGTVFLVILVSVVLEGGLARQIAEKLDVIPMRVLIIGGGRVGRSLAERLEARGENVVLIEEDRSVLEELRNDGFTAREGDGTDVDVLRGAGAENARTVVAATGDDDANLLVAQLAQSNFDVENVIARANQPSNASAFENLGVETISAAESTAWAIDNQIERPALSNWMSELGRSGDVQEIEVTNEALVGQQIVDLGGELPNGVLIALVSRNGTSEVPTPDVELQHGDHITLIGRTEAVREAIEQCGKPV, from the coding sequence ATGACCGGGGCAGAAGGCGGTGCCGATTTGCTCCTCCTGGTCGCCTCGATCGTCGGTCTCGGCGTCGTCTCACAGCTTCTTTCGGCCCGATTCCGCGTTCCGAGCGTCCTCTTTCTCATTGCCTCCGGCGTCGCGATCGGACCGGAAGGGCTCGGCGTGTTGACCATCGACTCCTTCGGCGAGAGCGGACTCTCGACGATCGTCGGGCTCTCGGTCGCCATCATCGTGTTCGAGGGGGCGTTCCATCTCAAGATCGACAAGATCAAAAAGGCACCAGCGGCCGTGGTACGGCTGACCACGATCGGCGCGGCCATCGCGTTTCTCGGCACCGCCGGCGCGGTCCGGTTCTTTCTCGGTGCCAACTGGGACATCGCGCTGTTGATCGGTGCGCTCCTGATCGCGACGGGACCGACGGTCGTCACGCCGATTCTGAAGGTCGTCCCCGTCCGGGATCGGGTCGCAGCAACTCTCGAGACGGAGGGGATCGTCAACGACGTGACGGCGGCGATCCTCGCGGTCGTACTGTTCAAAGCGATGACCGTTCAGGAGACCCACGCCGATATCTACCTGCAACTGTTCGCTGAGCGGCTCGGGACGGGACTCCTCGTCGGCGTCGTCGTCGCCGCGGTCGTCTGGTCGGTGCTCCAGTACGTCGATCTCTCGCCGGACAACGCACCGCAAAACGCCCGGTTGCTCACCCTCGCGGGAGCGATCGTCGCCTTTGGGGCGGCCGATTACGTCTTCTCGGAGGCGGGCGTGGCGGCCGCGGCCACGGCCGGACTGATCCTCGGCAACGCCGGACTCCCCTACGAGGAGGAGATCGAGGCGTTCAAAGGCGACATTACGCTGATCGTCCTCTCGTTCGTCTTCATCACGCTCGCGGCACTGCTCGAGTTCGAGCAGTTGTTCGCGCTCGGGCTCGGCGGCGTGGCCGTCGTCGTGGCTGTGATGTTCGTCTTGCGACCGCTTTTGGTCTTTCTGACGACCCGAGGCGACCGGTTTACGTTCCGGGAGACGCTGTTCATGAGCTTCGTCGGCCCGCGGGGTATTATCCCCGCGTCGGTCGCGACTCTGTTCGCGATCCGGCTGCAGACCGGGGTCTCGGAGGGCGGTGCCCCGCCGACGAACCCGCCTGGCGCGGACCTGCTCGTCGGAACGGTCTTCCTCGTCATCCTCGTGTCGGTCGTCCTCGAGGGCGGCCTGGCCCGGCAGATCGCGGAGAAACTCGACGTGATACCCATGCGTGTACTCATCATCGGCGGCGGCCGCGTCGGTCGCTCGCTGGCAGAACGGCTCGAAGCGCGCGGCGAAAACGTAGTACTGATCGAGGAGGATCGGTCGGTCCTCGAAGAGCTTCGCAACGACGGATTCACTGCCCGCGAGGGCGACGGGACCGATGTCGATGTGTTACGCGGGGCCGGTGCGGAGAACGCCAGAACCGTCGTCGCGGCGACCGGCGACGACGACGCGAACCTCCTCGTGGCACAGCTCGCGCAGTCGAACTTCGACGTCGAGAACGTGATTGCCCGGGCGAACCAGCCGTCGAACGCGTCGGCCTTCGAGAATCTCGGCGTCGAGACGATCTCGGCGGCCGAGTCGACCGCGTGGGCGATCGACAACCAGATCGAACGCCCCGCGCTCTCGAACTGGATGTCCGAACTCGGTCGTTCCGGCGACGTACAGGAAATCGAGGTCACCAACGAGGCCCTCGTCGGACAGCAGATCGTCGATCTCGGCGGGGAGCTCCCGAACGGCGTCCTCATCGCCCTCGTGAGCCGCAACGGGACGAGCGAAGTGCCGACCCCCGACGTCGAACTCCAGCACGGTGATCACATTACGCTCATCGGCCGGACCGAGGCGGTTCGCGAGGCGATCGAACAGTGTGGCAAACCGGTATAA
- a CDS encoding beta-propeller domain-containing protein — MASRRRLIAVALAALLVGSVLGAGLTALTDEGTAGTDDERAGSPIDGAGEPELTTFASDEAFAAYFDDQSRTGRVSGPSPITRGGGPDVTVETEQDVAMEADDAADGGSGVTTAPSGDGGGGEPRYSETNVQEAALDEPDVLKTDGESVYYAGYRYASSWEETSVVDVSDPADPEAVGSIPLSGELLLTGETLVVLGDEAAAGYDVSDPADPQREWRTDLEASVETARLFDGDLYLVLVDRPGSDPCPIEPYGDRAIECTDVVRPAADADADAVYTAARVDPETGTLESEESVVGSRSLSATYVSENGIYLSYTRSTGQYELRHSYLTSENGTALVDAETRERVAALESLGISDRAKAVELRAILDDWYAGMDDEERDAARRAFEEGLAAHAEANQRDLTTTGIVRIDIDGELTADASGEVPGTPLDQFSMDEHDAHLRIATTIPRTHGADSENDVYVLDSDLETVGSVTGLGIDERVYSVRFDGDEGHVVTYREIDPFYTLDLSDPTDPVVEGKLKLPGFSEYLHPLEDDLVLGVGQEDRRPKVTLFDVSDREDPVELDSKILEDERYSDVSRTHTAFLQDEDHGVFFVPGSDDSYVFDYRGGDLEEVARVDVGGRGTRAMYVDDYLSVFGGDEVVVLDERTWEVASRLDL; from the coding sequence ATGGCAAGTCGACGACGGCTGATCGCGGTCGCCCTCGCGGCGCTGCTCGTGGGATCGGTCCTCGGGGCCGGTCTGACGGCGCTGACGGACGAGGGCACTGCGGGAACCGACGACGAGCGAGCCGGCAGTCCGATCGACGGTGCCGGCGAGCCCGAATTGACGACGTTCGCCTCCGACGAGGCCTTTGCAGCGTACTTCGACGACCAGTCACGAACGGGTCGAGTGAGTGGGCCCTCGCCGATCACTCGCGGGGGTGGGCCCGACGTGACGGTCGAGACCGAACAGGACGTCGCGATGGAGGCCGACGACGCGGCCGACGGCGGGTCGGGCGTCACTACCGCACCCTCGGGCGACGGTGGCGGCGGGGAGCCACGATACTCCGAGACGAACGTCCAGGAGGCCGCGCTGGACGAACCGGACGTCCTGAAAACCGACGGCGAATCGGTCTACTACGCGGGGTATCGGTACGCCTCGAGCTGGGAGGAGACGAGCGTCGTCGACGTGAGCGATCCCGCCGACCCCGAAGCCGTGGGCTCGATCCCGCTGTCCGGGGAGTTGCTCCTGACGGGCGAGACGCTCGTCGTCCTCGGCGACGAGGCGGCCGCCGGCTACGACGTGAGCGACCCGGCCGATCCCCAGCGGGAGTGGCGGACCGACCTCGAGGCGTCCGTCGAGACCGCCCGCCTGTTCGACGGCGACCTCTATCTCGTCCTGGTCGACCGGCCGGGCAGTGACCCCTGCCCGATCGAGCCCTACGGCGACCGGGCCATCGAGTGTACCGACGTCGTTCGTCCGGCCGCCGACGCGGACGCCGACGCCGTCTACACTGCCGCCCGCGTCGACCCCGAGACGGGGACCCTCGAGAGCGAGGAGAGCGTCGTCGGCTCGCGATCGCTGTCGGCCACCTACGTCTCCGAGAACGGGATCTACCTCTCCTACACTCGCTCGACGGGACAGTACGAACTGCGACACTCCTACCTGACGAGCGAGAACGGCACTGCGCTGGTCGACGCCGAGACGCGAGAGCGCGTGGCCGCCCTCGAGTCGCTCGGGATCTCCGACCGGGCGAAAGCGGTCGAACTCCGGGCGATCCTCGACGACTGGTACGCGGGGATGGACGACGAGGAGCGCGACGCGGCCCGCCGCGCGTTCGAGGAGGGGCTGGCGGCCCACGCCGAGGCGAATCAGCGCGACCTGACGACGACCGGGATCGTCCGCATCGACATCGACGGCGAGTTGACCGCCGACGCGAGCGGGGAGGTCCCCGGAACCCCGCTCGATCAGTTCTCGATGGACGAACACGACGCCCACCTGCGGATCGCGACGACGATTCCCCGAACCCACGGGGCCGACTCGGAGAACGACGTCTACGTCCTCGACTCGGACCTCGAGACGGTCGGGTCGGTGACCGGGCTCGGGATCGACGAGCGGGTGTATTCCGTCCGCTTCGACGGTGACGAGGGCCACGTCGTCACCTACCGCGAGATCGATCCCTTCTACACGCTCGATCTCTCGGATCCGACGGACCCCGTCGTCGAGGGGAAACTCAAACTGCCCGGGTTCTCGGAGTACCTCCACCCGCTCGAGGACGATCTCGTGCTCGGGGTCGGCCAGGAGGATCGCCGGCCCAAGGTCACGCTCTTCGACGTGAGCGATCGCGAGGACCCCGTCGAACTCGATTCGAAGATCCTCGAGGACGAGCGCTACAGCGACGTCAGTCGAACCCACACGGCCTTCCTGCAGGACGAGGACCACGGCGTGTTCTTCGTTCCGGGCAGCGACGACAGCTACGTCTTCGACTACCGGGGCGGCGACCTCGAGGAGGTCGCCCGCGTCGACGTCGGCGGTCGCGGCACTCGCGCGATGTACGTCGACGACTACCTCTCCGTCTTCGGCGGCGACGAGGTCGTCGTTCTCGACGAGCGGACCTGGGAGGTGGCGTCGCGGCTCGACCTGTAA
- a CDS encoding DUF5806 family protein, translated as MDGNEAVDRSDADRRERTDQSAGTDDDSSGDAAASTAGDERADDSDGSMPGVPDPESAANDVPEDVQKYARFTKMDGAQYDRVNEFLRDRTYITAREWAIARLCSDFRTETGVEMTKIGENLPELVPFMTDTYSPQAVNQARSSFEDKVRTAGATFLYGAMCDFFTAEELDDVMYEATEVAKFLLEVEGVDLSVEDELEAEERISSVMREVREASEELRAEDLADGDA; from the coding sequence ATGGATGGCAACGAGGCGGTCGACCGTTCCGACGCCGACCGTCGGGAACGGACCGACCAGTCGGCCGGAACGGACGACGACTCGAGCGGTGACGCGGCCGCTTCGACGGCCGGTGACGAGCGAGCCGACGACAGTGACGGATCGATGCCGGGCGTTCCGGACCCCGAGTCGGCGGCGAACGACGTCCCCGAGGACGTGCAGAAGTACGCTCGATTTACGAAGATGGACGGCGCACAGTACGATCGGGTCAACGAGTTCCTGCGGGATCGGACCTACATCACCGCCCGCGAGTGGGCCATCGCCCGCCTCTGTTCGGACTTTCGGACCGAGACCGGCGTCGAAATGACCAAGATCGGGGAGAACCTGCCCGAGCTGGTTCCGTTCATGACCGACACCTACTCGCCGCAGGCGGTCAATCAGGCCCGCTCGTCGTTCGAGGACAAGGTTCGAACCGCCGGCGCGACCTTCCTCTATGGCGCGATGTGTGACTTCTTCACCGCCGAGGAACTCGACGACGTGATGTACGAGGCCACCGAGGTCGCCAAGTTCCTCCTCGAGGTCGAGGGCGTCGACCTCTCCGTCGAGGACGAACTCGAGGCCGAGGAACGCATCTCGAGTGTCATGCGGGAAGTTCGGGAAGCCAGCGAGGAGCTCCGTGCGGAGGATCTCGCCGACGGCGATGCGTAG
- a CDS encoding aldehyde ferredoxin oxidoreductase family protein, which translates to MKHVRGPLCSIDVGERTAETEEIDGLLESYIGGRALGTKLAHDRIPFDADPLGSDNRLYFATGPMQYSTMSFTGRMSATGLSPLTDGLLSSNAGGFLSRNFTGTGYSAVEITGASDELVIVHVTDEGVEFEAVPELEEATVPETCEYLEDEHDLGSEHTTVIGPAGENDVRFASIMTSEERAFGRGGLGAVLGSKNVKAITFDGDSTTEIEIPPLQMEIHGEAANSDSPMRDQGTTSVAEYANMVEALPSYYFSELSFEGIEGVSGDRVEEKKYKKGTCSSCAFACKLPTRDEESGLETEGPEFETLMAFGPNSGVDDIVDVMKSNKLCDVYGLDAISCGDTVAAYLASEDEFGNVDLIHDLVEKIAYREDVGDTLAEGVDRVHEDLGVENWSVKGMEFAAHDGRTLNGQGLAFATSNRGADHMYAEFYPYEYPLVDADDAFDKDGLEGKPPKVVELENINAIKDSAVFCKFSRDFLSEERMETLLDADYDELLALGGEVVAMERHFNNQRGFDRSDDRLPYEIPAFEQGLDEYYAERGWNDDGTVPETRFEGGSGAAPADD; encoded by the coding sequence ATGAAACACGTACGGGGACCGCTGTGTTCGATCGACGTCGGCGAGCGAACTGCGGAGACCGAGGAGATCGACGGCCTCCTCGAGTCGTATATCGGGGGGCGGGCGCTCGGGACGAAACTCGCACACGATCGGATCCCGTTCGACGCCGATCCGCTGGGGAGCGACAACCGGCTGTACTTCGCGACGGGGCCGATGCAATACTCGACGATGAGTTTCACCGGTCGGATGTCGGCGACGGGTCTCTCGCCGCTGACCGACGGGTTGCTCTCCTCGAACGCCGGCGGGTTCCTCTCGCGGAACTTCACCGGCACGGGATACAGCGCCGTCGAGATCACCGGCGCGAGCGACGAACTCGTGATCGTCCACGTTACCGACGAGGGCGTCGAGTTCGAGGCGGTCCCGGAACTCGAAGAAGCGACCGTTCCCGAGACCTGCGAGTACCTCGAGGACGAACACGACCTCGGCTCGGAGCACACGACGGTTATCGGCCCAGCCGGTGAGAACGACGTTCGCTTCGCCTCGATCATGACCTCCGAGGAGCGAGCCTTCGGCCGCGGTGGGCTCGGTGCCGTTCTGGGCTCGAAAAACGTCAAGGCGATCACCTTCGACGGCGACTCGACCACCGAGATCGAGATCCCGCCGCTCCAGATGGAGATCCACGGCGAGGCCGCCAACTCCGACAGCCCGATGCGGGATCAGGGGACGACCTCCGTCGCCGAGTACGCGAACATGGTCGAGGCCCTGCCGAGTTACTACTTCTCGGAACTCTCCTTCGAGGGCATCGAGGGCGTCAGCGGCGACCGCGTCGAGGAGAAGAAGTACAAGAAAGGCACTTGCTCGTCGTGTGCCTTCGCCTGCAAACTCCCGACGCGAGACGAGGAGTCGGGCCTCGAGACCGAGGGCCCCGAGTTCGAGACGCTGATGGCGTTCGGACCGAACTCGGGCGTCGACGACATCGTCGACGTGATGAAGTCGAACAAGCTCTGTGACGTGTACGGGCTGGACGCGATCTCCTGTGGGGACACCGTCGCGGCCTACCTCGCCAGCGAGGACGAGTTCGGCAACGTCGACCTCATTCACGACCTCGTCGAGAAGATCGCCTACCGCGAGGACGTCGGCGACACGCTCGCGGAGGGCGTCGACCGCGTCCACGAGGACCTCGGCGTCGAGAACTGGTCGGTCAAGGGCATGGAGTTCGCCGCCCACGACGGCCGCACCTTGAACGGCCAGGGACTGGCCTTCGCCACCTCGAATCGCGGTGCCGACCACATGTACGCCGAGTTCTACCCCTACGAGTACCCGCTCGTCGACGCCGACGACGCCTTCGACAAGGACGGTCTCGAGGGCAAGCCACCGAAAGTCGTCGAACTCGAGAACATCAACGCGATCAAGGACAGCGCCGTCTTCTGTAAGTTCTCGCGGGACTTCCTGAGCGAGGAGCGCATGGAGACGCTGCTGGACGCCGACTACGACGAGTTGCTCGCACTCGGCGGCGAGGTCGTCGCGATGGAACGACACTTCAACAACCAGCGTGGGTTCGACCGTAGCGACGACCGACTCCCATACGAGATTCCGGCGTTCGAACAGGGGCTCGACGAGTACTACGCCGAACGCGGCTGGAACGACGACGGCACCGTCCCCGAGACGCGGTTCGAGGGCGGAAGCGGCGCTGCACCGGCCGACGACTGA